A window of Microbacterium luteolum contains these coding sequences:
- a CDS encoding ABC transporter permease translates to MTGQRLSFGRLVRADLRHNRASFAGVAVAIFVASILVTGLGVLVESGIRGGLAPERYTQVDVVVGSPQYVDVPEDMPLPLRERAPLPADAAQEIAAIPGVESVVADVTVPLVAGDDAAPVEAHPWASTALTGFVLREGREPASANEVVVTAVTGEAVGDAVTLSHGGVAAEYRVVGVVDGPVVPERANHVFLTEGRIAQLDPHGGAAQVLGVFTAPGEADRTADAIRDALPGVVAQTGDGRGDIEFLDSGAARATLIAIGSAFVGTCILVAMFIVAGTLSLSVQSRRRDYALLRAVGASPKQVHALVAREVLSIAVIAALAGIAPGYALSTVLQGAFVSGGVIPGDFALAVGPIPAVGAVLLVLGAAWGAARIAARRPAKLDPIEALRESATGPAASGLPRIIAGIVFATAGISVSTVPLVVRGENAAGASAGAVIMLIVALALLGPWLVSLSVRLIGSVLRRMSAAGFLAAANAAANSRRLASAILPIALGIGLGLVQIGAPAIMASEAAAQAQAGVTADLRVTASAGLSPAATEAISSIPGVSDASGIAITSAIIDSRDFEGKVQRGEHVLQGVDPATVDTALDLQVQEGTLAALDGGATVAVSTDAVQTLGVGIGDTVAGRFGDGTPLEATVVAIYERGLGFGDLTMDVEAVREHTTAGLDAFALVAVDDGSLDQVRTALTEAGLTPTDAGGQKAAGADAQSQQGWVGVIGLIVILGYIAIAVINTLVMATGERSRELALLQLIGSSRRQVRAMMRVEAVLVAGISVVFGVVVAVPSLIGLSIGISGQPIPALPVLPSLAIVGSMGALALLSIWAATIAAMRTRPIDEIGSRQ, encoded by the coding sequence ATGACCGGTCAGCGTCTGAGCTTCGGTCGCCTCGTGCGTGCTGACCTGCGTCACAACCGTGCCAGCTTCGCCGGGGTGGCGGTGGCGATCTTCGTCGCGAGCATCCTGGTCACCGGGCTCGGTGTGCTCGTCGAGTCCGGTATCCGCGGGGGCCTCGCCCCCGAGCGCTACACCCAGGTCGACGTGGTCGTCGGCTCGCCGCAGTATGTCGACGTCCCGGAGGACATGCCGCTCCCGCTGCGCGAGCGCGCCCCGCTTCCCGCGGATGCCGCGCAGGAGATCGCCGCGATCCCCGGCGTCGAGAGCGTCGTCGCCGACGTCACGGTCCCCCTCGTCGCGGGCGACGATGCGGCACCCGTCGAGGCGCACCCGTGGGCCTCGACGGCCCTGACCGGATTCGTCCTGCGCGAGGGTCGCGAACCCGCCTCCGCCAACGAGGTCGTCGTCACGGCCGTCACCGGCGAGGCCGTGGGCGACGCCGTGACCCTCTCGCACGGCGGGGTCGCGGCGGAGTACCGCGTCGTCGGCGTCGTCGACGGTCCGGTCGTGCCCGAACGCGCGAACCACGTCTTCCTCACCGAGGGGCGCATCGCGCAGCTCGACCCGCACGGCGGCGCCGCGCAGGTGCTGGGCGTGTTCACCGCACCCGGCGAGGCGGACCGCACCGCCGACGCGATCCGCGATGCGCTACCCGGCGTGGTCGCGCAGACCGGAGACGGCCGTGGCGACATCGAGTTCCTCGACTCGGGCGCGGCCCGGGCGACGCTCATCGCGATCGGCAGCGCGTTCGTCGGCACCTGCATCCTCGTGGCGATGTTCATCGTGGCAGGCACCCTCTCGCTGTCGGTGCAGTCGCGTCGCCGGGACTACGCGCTGCTCCGCGCGGTGGGTGCGAGCCCGAAGCAGGTCCATGCGCTGGTCGCCCGGGAGGTGCTGTCGATCGCGGTGATCGCGGCGCTCGCCGGCATCGCTCCCGGATACGCGCTCTCGACCGTGCTGCAGGGCGCGTTCGTGTCGGGCGGCGTGATCCCCGGTGACTTCGCTCTGGCGGTCGGTCCGATCCCCGCGGTCGGCGCGGTGCTGCTCGTGCTCGGCGCCGCGTGGGGCGCGGCGCGCATCGCGGCTCGGCGGCCGGCGAAGCTCGACCCGATCGAGGCGCTGCGGGAATCGGCCACTGGTCCCGCCGCGAGCGGACTGCCGCGGATCATCGCCGGCATCGTCTTCGCGACCGCGGGGATCTCGGTGTCGACCGTTCCGCTGGTCGTGCGCGGCGAGAACGCGGCCGGCGCCTCGGCCGGAGCCGTGATCATGCTGATCGTCGCGCTCGCGCTGCTGGGACCGTGGCTGGTGTCGCTCAGCGTGCGCCTGATCGGCTCCGTGCTGCGGCGGATGTCGGCCGCCGGGTTCCTCGCGGCCGCGAATGCCGCGGCGAACAGCCGTCGGCTGGCGAGCGCGATCCTCCCGATCGCGCTGGGTATCGGCCTGGGGCTGGTGCAGATCGGCGCCCCCGCGATCATGGCGAGCGAGGCCGCCGCGCAGGCGCAGGCCGGTGTCACGGCCGACCTCCGCGTCACGGCATCCGCGGGACTCTCTCCGGCGGCCACGGAGGCGATCAGTTCGATCCCCGGGGTCTCGGACGCGTCCGGCATCGCCATCACCAGCGCGATCATCGACTCCCGCGATTTCGAGGGCAAGGTGCAGCGCGGAGAGCACGTTCTGCAGGGCGTCGACCCGGCAACGGTCGACACAGCGCTCGACCTGCAGGTGCAGGAGGGCACGCTGGCCGCGCTCGACGGCGGAGCGACCGTGGCAGTGAGCACGGATGCCGTGCAGACCCTCGGCGTCGGCATCGGCGACACGGTCGCCGGCCGTTTCGGCGACGGGACGCCGCTCGAGGCGACCGTCGTGGCGATCTACGAGCGCGGTCTGGGTTTCGGCGACCTCACGATGGACGTCGAGGCGGTGCGCGAGCACACCACAGCCGGCTTGGACGCGTTCGCACTCGTGGCCGTCGACGACGGCTCTCTCGACCAGGTGCGCACCGCGCTGACCGAGGCGGGACTGACACCGACGGATGCCGGGGGCCAGAAGGCGGCCGGCGCCGACGCGCAGTCGCAGCAGGGGTGGGTGGGCGTGATCGGTCTGATCGTCATCCTCGGCTACATCGCCATCGCCGTCATCAACACGCTCGTCATGGCGACCGGTGAGCGGTCGCGTGAGCTCGCGCTGCTGCAGCTGATCGGCTCCTCGCGGCGCCAGGTGCGGGCGATGATGCGCGTCGAGGCGGTGCTGGTGGCTGGCATCTCAGTGGTGTTCGGCGTCGTCGTCGCCGTTCCGTCGCTGATCGGCCTGAGCATCGGGATCTCCGGCCAGCCGATCCCGGCACTGCCCGTGCTGCCCTCGCTGGCGATCGTCGGGTCGATGGGCGCTCTCGCCCTGCTGTCGATCTGGGCGGCGACGATCGCCGCGATGCGCACGCGGCCGATCGACGAGATCGGGTCCCGGCAGTAA